CAGTTTTGCCCACAATTTGATTTACAATTACTTATAAGTACCTTTAAATATAGATATAGCTAAATTTTAGTGTTGTAATTGAAGTATTAATGTTGGATCTGTTCATGTTTAAGTCCACGTCTCGTAGCGTCGTTGTTAATGGAGTGTGACAGGTGGTAATTGGCCGGGAGCAATGTACTGTACAGAGTAAGACTTAGCAAACACCGACAGGTCAAATATAATGAGGCTTCAGATTAATGGAGTGTGATGAGGTGTAGGTgaggctgtgtttgtgtgaagcaGAATGTGTTAATTGTTTTATGTCTGATGCACAAAAACTTTATGTATACACAGAGACATTCATGCAGCTTCGATTCAGTGTCTTCAGTGAATAGAGCAGCACTTTCCCTCCCACGGTATTAGAAGCTATAGGTTAGCATAATTCAGAGAAGTTTGTCAGTGAAATGGAGACAGGTTTTTGCTATTGTGTCAGGCTCAGCTGTGAAAGCAAGCCACGTTTATGTTGATCATTCACATAAAAGAAGGGGTTGTGTAATTTGTGAGCTAGTGTGTGTATTTCAGGACAGCTATTATCCTAATGTCACAATCAATGCAGACCAAGTGTTCCAGAGCATTTTCTAGTCGATGTAATACTTTTTTGGAATAGTTATTTGTATGAAATCACTTGAAATTTACTTCTTGGGAAAGTATAtaatatgaaaagaaaatttgcataaaaaaatgtatgaatgcTAAATTGTGCGGttatttttgtcctgtttttttacCATTCTgttaaaagaaaaccaaaaaaggtCATGTTATATCAAACTGAAGTACGTCCTGAAATGTTCAACTTGACAGGAAGTCACCCTCAAGCAGTTCTCACAGCAGCTAAAATGTCAAGATAAATTCTctgatcttttttaaaaaaaatgtttgccaGACAATGCAAGCCGTGAACAAAAAGATGGATCCACAGAAGACGCTGAAGACGATGCAGGACTTCCAGAAAGAGAACATGAAGATGGGCATGACCGAGGACATGAGTAAGGACACATAATGTGCACACAGCTCTGGCATTTACAGGCTTACCCAAACCAGACTGTCAGGATATACAAGGAGTGGTGTGAGGAGTGATGTGAGCTGCAATCTGTTTTCAAGtgataaagagaaaaataaaagtattgtTACTGGGatattgaaaaagaaaacatgtttactagtgtgaataaaaaatgtttgtttttgccagAAGTTGTCAGACTTTGAAGTCCAAACTTGTGACCGAAAATCAGTATGTTTGACTTTTCTATCTTTGTCTCACTCTGTTCAGTTAATGACACTTTGGATGAGATCTTTGACGAGTCTGGGGATGAAGAGGAATCTCAGGACATTGTCAACCAGGTCCTGGATGAGATTGGCATTGAGATCTCAGGGAAggtaagaaatttaaaatgagAGAGAAACAAACTATCTATTTTTTATACTTAAACTTCCTACTTTCTGTCAGAATACACTTTAAACCCATGTGCGAAGCTGAGAAAGAATCAGTACCACACATTTTTACAGATGTAACTGGTCTTAATGAAGCTCACAGCCCTGAGCAAGATGAGCAATCAGTGCTCCACATGGCTTTTACTCAACTGTTAAAATGCTTTCCAGCTGCCACATGGTGGGGCTAGCCCTCAGCTTTTCTAGCTCTGTATACTGTTTTCCTTGTAAATGCCAGGCTGTTTGTCTGCCGTGTGTCTGGCTCCCCCTGGGGGGACCCATGAGTTATTACCTCTCACAACACAAAGCACAAATGCACAAATTGCTCAATAAAGAGGCCCACAGCTGGAGAGAGCAAACAGGCGGTTTAATAAAATCGACTAAACTGTCTTTGATTTTTGGGAGGAGGGTAATTATTTCCTGGTAAATCGCTATGAAAGACTGAGCACAGAATTCCCTGAATGCCCTCTTATCAAGCAGTACAAGAAaagcttctcttttttttcaattgagCCTAAAGCTGAAAGGAAGTTACAAGACTCATAAACTACGGTAGTTTGGAAAAACTTGGCATAAGGAAAATAAGCATCcatatgttttattcatgttcacTGGAATTATTCTTCTGTGTTTAATGATTTATATgtgtggaaaacaacaaatgctGCAATTGACTTCAGTTTCTTTTCAACAAATACAAAGGCAATTTGACATACTTGTACTGCAACGTACTTAAATTAGtttgctgtaaaaaaatatataacatcAGTTAAAAAGGTGGCAATATTTGATCATTGACCAGCAAAGGTGACGACttgcaatttaaaaaagagactaaagaaaGTTTTAAGATTAACTTTGACAATTCTTACTCTGTTTTGTCTTACAAGAGCAGGATTATCACTGGCAAAAGAATTTAAATAATATCCATTTGCTCTACAGCTGAGATTGACTGTAGTACCTTAAAGGAACATCACATATTATATATGCATTAAAATTGTATTGGGTTTAATAATAGTTCCGTAAGATGTAATTGACAATAATTCTTGTTGAATCTGAACAGCTCTTTTGTATTTGGATTTGTAGTGGCAGTGTGCAGCTGTGCATGCAGCCAGTCTTACAACAAGTATGACATTCTGtgattatgtgtgtgtatgtgtgttaaaTCTGAAATGGGTGAGCCTgctaatgtgattttttttttttttttttttttcctgcccaTGCGTGATTCCAGATGGTGAGAGCTCCAGCTGCAGGAAAGAGTGAGCCTAGCGCCGCCTCCTCCTCTAAGCAAGCTACTATCTCTGATGACGAGATCGAGAGACAGCTCCGAGCTCTGGGAGTGGACTAACTGTCTTCCTTGTATTCATGTTCACATTGCGAACCAGTGCAACCTTAACATTGATTGATACAGACTCTGTTAGATACACTGGTTTGGTCAAGGCTCAAAAACTCCAGgtgaaacaacacacacattcaaaggCATGCAGGCAGACTGATGTGTATTAACACGTACATATTCTCACATTCTTCTGCAAGTTGCCTTACAGATCATGAGGGCAGAACAGCTGATTATATTTACGctaaaaatttaatatttattatgacATTAGAGAGCCCACAACTTGAAGGTGGATCAACAATTAATGCTTGACCCGAAGAACCACCTACACTGTTGTTTACCACCTGTCTGTCTTCATAAGGGCTACAAACGTATATGTGATCTTGGAATTGGCTTTTCCTTTCTGACGTTTTGGTCAATCTTGAGTTAGTCCTAAAATCTATCAGCTTTTACGTGATTAAAGATGGGTGCGAGTTTTCATGAATACAACATGGTAATTAAAAAGAGCTTCGGGGTTGTCAATAAGCAGATGGAACTTGTATTTTTCCTACCTTTTACCTGCTATCTTCTTTGCCATTGGTTAATCTAAAACCCACCTAATTTGCTTTCTTTGAGGCACACCATCCTTGTTCAGGCAAattgtttgcagtgttttgccGGTGAATTGCCTCTGTTTGAGTTTTCTGTCATCCTGGGGAATCGACGACACTATCACGTACCCTATCACTGTCaccaaacaaatgaaacaactgGTCAACTAGCAAATTAATTACCATGTTTTCAAAATCTGTAGATATGCTACCAGAGATACCGGACAGAGATATGTGCATGTGAAATGTGTGACTGACATCGATGCCTTCAGGCGATAGTAAGGCCTTCACATTACTTGCATGAAATGGTGAGACATTGCTCTGAGGGCAGACCAGCTAGCACTTCATTAGTGCCACTCAAGTTGTGATGCTGTACAGACTGTGCAAACAAACTTAAACAGAAATTAGGACTAATGAAAGACTGGCATATCAATGAGGTTTGAATCGATTGTCTGACGCTACTGAGTAATCAGATGAGTTTTGCGGCTTCTCGGTTGATGTTTGATTTACACAGCGATTGTGGGATGGCACTGGTCCTGCAGTTCCTCTTCTGTTTCAGCTGCTGTGCAGTTACTGTCATTTGTTATTTTAAGCTGcctcactcaaaaaaaaaaaaacactcacacaaCTCCAACACAGTGATGGAAAGGTTTCCTAAAATGACACTGTGATTTAAGAGGTGCATTCTTTTCTCCAGGGCTGAAGTTGACTTTTCTCTACAGTGATTTGTTAGTCAGCCGGCTCCAGGCATCATGAGAGTGATGGCAGCATCCTCTCATAGTAATGTTGTCATTCTCTCTCTATGGCCTTTTGTTTCCTTATCAATCCACTttgccaaaacaaaaacaaaa
This DNA window, taken from Amphiprion ocellaris isolate individual 3 ecotype Okinawa chromosome 11, ASM2253959v1, whole genome shotgun sequence, encodes the following:
- the chmp2ba gene encoding charged multivesicular body protein 2Ba; its protein translation is MSSLFKKKTVDDIIKEQSKEMRTTQRQIARDRTALEKQEKQLEAEIKRMAKSGNREACKILAKQLVQLRKQKNRTYTVSSKVTSMNMQTKVMNSQMKMAGAMSSTAKTMQAVNKKMDPQKTLKTMQDFQKENMKMGMTEDMINDTLDEIFDESGDEEESQDIVNQVLDEIGIEISGKMVRAPAAGKSEPSAASSSKQATISDDEIERQLRALGVD